The Halanaerobiales bacterium nucleotide sequence TGTATAAACATCATACATATGTAGTTCTTCTAAATTAAGAAGTTTCTTTCTGAGACCCACATATTTATGCATCGAATCTAAATTATTGTTAACTTCATTTATTAAATTATCATAAACTTCAACAGAAATATTGTCCTCATCTAAAGCAGCTTCTAAAGAAGAATTATAATTTCTAGCCTTTGCCCTAAAAACATGAGTTTTTATTTCACTATTAAGGGTTGTAGCATATGTATTAATAAAATCATCATAAGAATCATACAATGCATTAAAAGCCTCTTTTCTTACTCTTCTATTTTTACTTTGTAGAAATTTTATATATCTTCCATGAGTTAATCTAACATCATTTTTATCTTCATCTTTAATTATAGGAAATTCTAAATCAGCATTATTTAAAATTGAAAAAATATTTTCCGGAGCTTGAGTTACATCATTAGCTAAAGCAAGAATCTTTTCTTCTTTTTCTGATAAATAATGATCTTTTTGTCTGATTATATTATCAAGATAATGTTCGTATAATTTTAAATCCTCATTCTTTTCCATAAATTTATTTAATTTTTCTTGTGAGGTTTTAAGAAGTTCAGGTTTAATAAATGATTTAGTATTATCTAATTCATTACTTATATGTTGAGCTCTATTAAATAAAGCCTGATAATTTTGTTCTCTAGTATCTTCATCTTTTTTCATATGAGCATATGCATATAGCCTTGAAATAATTTCTTGTGTTTTCATTAAGGTGTTAAGTAATTCTAACAAATCATTTGCAGAATTTGTTACTTTACCTTTATATTCTTCTATTTTAGGTAATAATTCCTGAACTTTATTATAATCATTTTCCCATTCATCATCATTTATATATATATCTTCTAAATTCCATTTATATTTTTCTTCTATTTCATTTCTTTTTGGAAGTTCTTTAGCCATTAAATTTCCTCCTTAATTAAGGACCACACCTCTTCTGTTATAATATCTATTTTCTAACTCTAATAACCACCTTTTTCTCCATAAACCACCTGAATAGCCAGTCAAACTACCATTAGCACTTACAACTCGATGACAGGGAATAATAATTGGAAGAGGGTTTTGAGCATTAGCATTTCCCACTGCTCTTGCAGCCCTTTTCTTCCCTATAGCAGCTGCTATTTCCTGGTAAGATTTTGTTTCACCATATGGGATATTAGAAACTTCTTCCCACACCTGTAACTGAAACTTACTCCCACTCAATAAAATAGGTAAATTAAAATTACTACGATTACCAGTAAAATATTCATTCAGCTGATCATAAATCAAGTTATAGGTATCCCTTACCTCTTTTTTATTAAAAAATAAACCATTACATTTTTTATTCTTTATATCAGTTTTATTAATAAAATCCAATCTTTTAACCCCATCAGCTGAAAATGTTATTTTCAGTAATCCCAATGGAGAAGGATAGTAACTGCTATAAAATTCATTATACACCATACTCCCCCCTGATCTCTTGACAAGTCAAAAACAAAAAAACAGTAGTATTATAAATTATATTAAAAACTAAAACTTAGCACTACCTGGAGTTCTTGGAAATGGAATTACATCTCTAATATTACTTATGCCTGATAGATACATTAATGCTCTTTCAAAACCAAGTCCAAAACCAGAATGTGGAACAGTTCCATATTTTCTAATATCTATAAACCAATCATATTTTTCAATATCCATTTCATCTTCCTTCATTCTTTCAACTAATACATCTTCTCTTTCTTCACGCTGGCTACCTCCAATAATTTCCCCTACCTGAGGTACCAATAAATCAACAGCAGCTACAGTTTTTTGATCATCATTTAAGCGCATATAAAAAGATTTAATACCTTTA carries:
- a CDS encoding M3 family metallopeptidase; the encoded protein is MAKELPKRNEIEEKYKWNLEDIYINDDEWENDYNKVQELLPKIEEYKGKVTNSANDLLELLNTLMKTQEIISRLYAYAHMKKDEDTREQNYQALFNRAQHISNELDNTKSFIKPELLKTSQEKLNKFMEKNEDLKLYEHYLDNIIRQKDHYLSEKEEKILALANDVTQAPENIFSILNNADLEFPIIKDEDKNDVRLTHGRYIKFLQSKNRRVRKEAFNALYDSYDDFINTYATTLNSEIKTHVFRAKARNYNSSLEAALDEDNISVEVYDNLINEVNNNLDSMHKYVGLRKKLLNLEELHMYDVYTPLIEEVEMEIPYNEAVEKVKKALKPLKNKYLQNLE
- a CDS encoding methylated-DNA--[protein]-cysteine S-methyltransferase; this translates as MYNEFYSSYYPSPLGLLKITFSADGVKRLDFINKTDIKNKKCNGLFFNKKEVRDTYNLIYDQLNEYFTGNRSNFNLPILLSGSKFQLQVWEEVSNIPYGETKSYQEIAAAIGKKRAARAVGNANAQNPLPIIIPCHRVVSANGSLTGYSGGLWRKRWLLELENRYYNRRGVVLN